The following proteins are encoded in a genomic region of Enterocloster clostridioformis:
- a CDS encoding glycyl-radical enzyme activating protein translates to MGGCNVFNIERYATEDGRGIRTVVFLKGCSLRCRWCANPESQRAGTEVLVKTNVCISCARCSVLCPEKAISYKEGYGYITDQSKCRQCGVCIRECYADAREIMGRKYNEDELLAEILKDRQYYGMSGGGVTFSGGEPLYYSEIIGAIGEQMHRRGYNTLVETCGHVPQKALEDINGRVDYIYYDFKQIDSEKHKELTGVDNTLILSNLEWLCGHYNGELSVRYPYIPGCNDDEASINGFFRYIKSLNHISEIVFLPYHRLGLPKYQGLGRAYEMGNMPSLKKADLSFLVQRAEGFGLEIKIQ, encoded by the coding sequence ATGGGGGGTTGCAATGTATTTAATATAGAACGGTATGCGACAGAGGATGGCCGCGGTATCCGCACCGTAGTATTTTTAAAGGGCTGTTCCCTCCGCTGCAGATGGTGTGCAAACCCCGAATCCCAGAGAGCTGGGACAGAGGTTCTGGTGAAGACAAATGTTTGTATCAGCTGCGCAAGATGCAGTGTTTTGTGTCCGGAAAAAGCCATAAGTTACAAGGAAGGTTACGGATATATTACAGACCAGAGTAAGTGCAGGCAATGCGGTGTATGCATCAGGGAGTGCTATGCGGACGCCAGGGAGATAATGGGCAGAAAATACAACGAGGATGAGCTTCTTGCTGAGATACTGAAGGACCGGCAATATTATGGAATGTCCGGCGGCGGCGTTACATTCAGCGGAGGAGAGCCATTATATTACAGTGAAATTATTGGGGCTATTGGAGAGCAGATGCACCGGAGAGGTTATAATACCCTGGTTGAAACATGCGGGCATGTCCCCCAAAAGGCATTGGAAGACATAAACGGGCGTGTTGATTATATATATTATGACTTCAAACAGATTGATTCTGAGAAGCATAAGGAGCTGACAGGTGTGGACAATACCCTGATACTCAGCAATCTGGAATGGCTGTGCGGTCATTACAACGGGGAACTGTCAGTCAGATATCCCTATATTCCGGGCTGCAATGATGATGAGGCGTCCATCAATGGTTTTTTCAGGTACATTAAGAGTTTAAATCATATATCCGAGATTGTATTTCTTCCTTATCACAGGCTGGGGCTGCCCAAATATCAGGGGTTAGGACGGGCGTATGAGATGGGGAATATGCCGTCCCTTAAGAAGGCGGACTTATCATTCCTTGTACAGCGGGCGGAAGGGTTTGGTCTGGAGATAAAAATTCAATAG
- a CDS encoding rhamnulokinase: MKRNMVAFDCGNSSCRVILGVYDGEQITTEVISRIPNYMVRVHQYFYWDILMIYQKLLEGLKEAVKRAGTIHSIGICTWGVDFALFDKQGLMIQNPLSYRNGIGAEVLEQMSEEQRTYLFGQTGILCDKINSVNMIKGMMEKMQSIVFCGHKLLMIPDILNYLFTGCMVNEPSELSTTQLMDARKRELSEEVLRTMEIPSDLFAAIGKHGTAIGMLHSNVKEILGISYDVPVICVPSHDTAAAVLAIPAEEDEFLFVSTGTWALIGMELEEPIVNEEVRKRCLTNEIGAFNKITLLRNSAGMFIIQRIKEEYEGEHGNIGWEELNSLGDRHEGIVPLFPVNDTSFFNPVHMSDEIWNYFVKTGQASGEKDWGTIICGFQNSMALSFASVIQDLEEISGKKKDTVYMVGGGSRNARLCQMTADAAGKRVVTGGKESTSLGNLGAQLKYFEPDLTVREIRSLLGKGIESTTYCRGKDSGEALKRYQKL; the protein is encoded by the coding sequence ATGAAGCGGAATATGGTAGCGTTTGACTGCGGTAATTCGTCATGCAGGGTTATTCTGGGAGTGTATGACGGGGAACAAATAACCACAGAAGTCATTTCCCGGATACCAAATTATATGGTCAGGGTTCATCAGTATTTTTATTGGGATATACTGATGATTTACCAAAAATTATTAGAGGGGTTAAAAGAGGCGGTAAAGCGGGCCGGAACCATCCACTCAATCGGTATCTGTACATGGGGAGTGGATTTTGCACTGTTTGACAAACAGGGGCTTATGATTCAGAATCCATTGTCATACAGGAACGGCATAGGGGCAGAGGTTCTGGAACAGATGTCTGAGGAGCAGAGGACATATCTGTTCGGGCAGACGGGAATCCTGTGCGATAAGATTAATTCGGTCAATATGATAAAGGGAATGATGGAGAAAATGCAGTCCATTGTTTTCTGCGGCCATAAGCTTCTCATGATTCCGGATATCTTAAACTATCTCTTTACTGGCTGTATGGTGAATGAGCCCAGCGAATTGTCCACGACCCAGCTGATGGATGCCAGAAAAAGGGAGCTCAGTGAAGAAGTATTGAGGACGATGGAAATACCCTCCGATCTGTTTGCCGCCATTGGGAAACACGGTACGGCCATTGGCATGCTTCATTCTAATGTAAAGGAAATTCTGGGCATATCGTATGATGTACCGGTAATTTGCGTGCCGTCCCATGATACAGCTGCCGCTGTCCTGGCGATTCCGGCAGAGGAGGATGAATTTCTGTTTGTCAGCACAGGGACCTGGGCGCTTATCGGCATGGAGTTAGAGGAGCCAATCGTGAATGAAGAAGTGAGAAAGAGATGCCTGACCAACGAAATAGGGGCATTTAATAAAATCACCCTGCTGCGTAACAGTGCTGGTATGTTTATCATCCAACGCATTAAGGAGGAATATGAAGGGGAACATGGGAACATTGGCTGGGAAGAGCTTAACAGCCTTGGTGACCGCCATGAGGGGATAGTACCGCTGTTCCCTGTGAACGATACCAGTTTTTTTAATCCTGTACATATGTCTGACGAGATTTGGAATTATTTTGTTAAGACCGGTCAGGCTTCCGGAGAAAAAGACTGGGGTACAATCATATGCGGTTTTCAAAACTCCATGGCGCTGAGCTTTGCCTCGGTGATACAAGACCTGGAGGAAATCAGCGGAAAGAAAAAGGACACTGTCTATATGGTAGGCGGAGGCTCACGGAATGCAAGGTTATGTCAGATGACGGCGGATGCAGCGGGTAAAAGGGTAGTGACAGGGGGGAAAGAGAGTACGTCCCTGGGAAACCTGGGAGCCCAGCTCAAGTATTTTGAACCTGATCTGACAGTGAGGGAAATCAGGAGCCTTTTGGGAAAGGGCATTGAGAGTACAACTTATTGCCGCGGGAAAGATTCCGGTGAAGCGTTGAAACGGTATCAAAAACTATAA
- a CDS encoding glycyl radical protein, with protein MNKRTERLRERLFAADPRICPERCVYFTESMKETEGKPIALRRSQAFYDVLSRMTVYVNADELIVGNQAQWPKASPIYPEYSTDWLEAELNGSPFSPDKRPGDRFYYTQEDKDKILECVEYWKGKSLYENLRKTLPDKINQAWDANVIDDTWVSAAGLGNVIVDYKGVVDKGLSDVMRRIENKLKRLDPREPGNTRKRWFLEAALQGNQAVVMFSGRIADRCKEQAEQEKDETRRRELLKLEGICRNVPLNPARTFHEAVQSIYMILLAVHLESNGHAISLGRFDQYVYPYYKKDLEEGRITREEALEIVECFFIKCNELNKLRSWPDTEFFLGYQMFINLAIAGQTVDGKDATNEVSHLCVEACENVRLFTPSVSIKWFEGTSDAFMMKALKAAQRHQGGQPAFYNDKAFIRTLENMGIAEEDRVDWVPDGCIEASIPGKWDFAAKGPWLNVEKVLEITLHDGTDPKTGYHFVDLEKRAEDCGSVRELMELYKQTLDYFMGLQVETEHINDEIHIQQDINAFRSSLVYDCIERAMDLVEGGSVYSADGGPTAGTISAGDSLAALDEIVFNQKLLTMEQVLHAMSTNYEDMETVPAGPEIRAILLNKAPKFGNDDERTDKWVVELEDYIGSSYRYKYRSSKYGKGPVPCCYSYSQSPVTGNIAFGKSIGATPDGRKDGQPVNNGISPANGSEKKGATAACNSVMKLPSIWFQKGAIFNMRLSKGALDTDENREKVIAMIKVLFENYGQQIQFNVVDNKVFKKAMEHPDEYKDLMVRVSGYSALFTSLSPECQMDVISRAELEL; from the coding sequence ATGAATAAAAGAACGGAAAGGTTGAGAGAACGGTTATTTGCTGCAGACCCGCGTATTTGTCCGGAGCGGTGCGTCTATTTTACTGAGTCTATGAAGGAGACAGAGGGAAAACCAATTGCGCTGAGGCGGTCCCAGGCATTTTATGATGTGCTGAGCCGCATGACGGTTTATGTGAATGCAGACGAGCTGATTGTGGGAAACCAGGCGCAGTGGCCTAAAGCATCCCCGATATATCCGGAGTATTCCACGGACTGGCTGGAAGCGGAATTAAACGGCTCGCCTTTTTCCCCGGATAAAAGACCAGGCGATAGGTTTTACTACACACAGGAAGACAAAGACAAAATATTAGAATGTGTGGAATACTGGAAGGGGAAGTCCTTATATGAAAATCTGAGAAAGACCCTTCCTGATAAAATCAACCAGGCCTGGGACGCCAATGTGATTGACGATACATGGGTGTCCGCTGCCGGTTTGGGCAATGTAATTGTTGATTACAAAGGTGTGGTAGATAAAGGCTTATCCGATGTCATGAGACGGATAGAGAATAAGCTTAAGAGGCTGGACCCCAGAGAGCCGGGCAATACAAGAAAAAGATGGTTTCTTGAGGCCGCCCTTCAGGGCAATCAGGCCGTGGTGATGTTTTCGGGCCGTATTGCTGACCGCTGCAAAGAGCAGGCGGAGCAGGAAAAGGATGAAACACGCAGGAGGGAACTTCTCAAGCTGGAGGGCATATGCAGGAATGTTCCGTTGAATCCGGCCAGAACCTTCCACGAGGCGGTTCAGTCCATCTACATGATTCTGCTGGCGGTCCATCTGGAATCCAATGGGCATGCCATTTCACTGGGGCGTTTTGACCAGTATGTGTATCCTTACTATAAGAAGGATTTGGAGGAAGGCAGAATCACCAGAGAAGAGGCTCTGGAGATAGTCGAATGCTTCTTCATCAAATGCAATGAACTTAATAAGCTCAGGAGCTGGCCGGATACAGAGTTTTTCCTGGGGTACCAGATGTTCATTAATCTTGCCATTGCGGGCCAGACAGTGGACGGAAAGGATGCAACAAATGAAGTTTCCCATCTGTGTGTGGAAGCATGTGAAAATGTAAGGCTGTTTACACCATCCGTATCCATTAAATGGTTCGAGGGAACCAGTGATGCGTTCATGATGAAGGCGTTAAAGGCAGCACAGAGGCATCAGGGCGGCCAGCCGGCATTTTATAATGATAAGGCATTTATAAGGACGCTTGAAAATATGGGGATTGCTGAGGAAGACCGGGTGGACTGGGTGCCGGACGGATGTATCGAGGCATCGATTCCCGGGAAATGGGATTTTGCGGCCAAAGGTCCATGGCTGAATGTGGAGAAGGTGCTGGAAATCACACTGCACGACGGCACGGACCCTAAGACCGGATACCACTTTGTGGATTTGGAAAAACGTGCGGAGGACTGCGGCAGTGTAAGGGAACTGATGGAACTGTATAAGCAGACCCTGGATTATTTTATGGGTCTGCAGGTTGAAACAGAGCATATCAATGATGAAATCCATATACAGCAGGACATCAACGCATTCCGATCATCCCTGGTATATGACTGTATAGAGAGAGCGATGGACCTTGTGGAGGGCGGTTCCGTATACTCGGCGGACGGCGGGCCTACGGCAGGTACTATCAGTGCAGGGGATTCCCTGGCAGCATTAGACGAGATTGTATTTAATCAGAAGCTTCTGACCATGGAACAGGTACTTCATGCCATGAGCACCAATTATGAGGATATGGAGACAGTGCCTGCCGGGCCGGAAATCAGGGCGATACTGTTAAACAAGGCACCCAAATTTGGAAACGATGATGAGAGAACTGATAAGTGGGTAGTTGAACTGGAGGACTACATTGGTTCCAGCTACAGGTATAAATACAGAAGTTCGAAGTATGGAAAAGGGCCGGTGCCATGCTGTTACTCCTACAGCCAGAGTCCTGTGACGGGTAACATTGCTTTTGGAAAGAGCATTGGAGCCACACCGGACGGACGTAAGGACGGACAGCCGGTAAATAATGGAATCTCCCCTGCCAATGGTTCGGAGAAAAAAGGCGCCACGGCTGCCTGCAATTCAGTCATGAAACTGCCCAGCATATGGTTCCAGAAGGGCGCCATATTCAATATGCGTCTGTCCAAAGGAGCGCTGGATACGGATGAGAATAGAGAGAAGGTAATTGCCATGATTAAGGTGTTGTTTGAAAACTACGGGCAGCAGATTCAGTTTAATGTGGTGGATAACAAGGTGTTTAAGAAGGCGATGGAGCATCCGGATGAATATAAGGATTTGATGGTCAGGGTTTCTGGCTACAGTGCATTGTTTACGTCACTGTCCCCGGAGTGCCAGATGGATGTGATAAGCAGGGCTGAGCTGGAATTATAG
- a CDS encoding LacI family DNA-binding transcriptional regulator: protein MNKESRPENNGYIGIRDIAKLAGVSTATVSRVINNPEMTSEKVRKKVQKVIEEYNYIPNQPVKKIFSKTSNTIAVFIYDMENPFFISLIKELNQICLEHNYMLLICDTGSNPELEKKYLYFCLANRCAGIILTEGVDSDIFEACRIHIPIAFLDRKTHGKFSSVRSNNRQMMQPIVDYLYNLGHRKIAFVGCKTPMDSVISRQNGYIETMAGKGLPIIQEYIYDRNLQLTLQAGSQALNYFLSLPAAPTAIICCNDIIALGALNAAYSLGLKIPADMSIVGFDNVISNLHQPQITTVQQNLRDISLELFELVVNPPDEPVSKIIEASFIEGATCSRIETPQK, encoded by the coding sequence ATGAACAAGGAAAGCCGTCCGGAAAATAACGGATACATCGGAATCAGGGATATTGCCAAACTGGCGGGAGTCTCTACCGCAACTGTATCCCGCGTCATCAATAATCCAGAAATGACATCTGAAAAGGTCAGAAAGAAAGTGCAAAAAGTAATTGAGGAATATAACTATATCCCGAACCAGCCTGTCAAGAAAATCTTTTCCAAGACAAGCAATACCATTGCCGTGTTTATATATGACATGGAGAACCCCTTTTTCATCAGTCTGATTAAAGAACTGAACCAGATATGTCTGGAACACAACTATATGCTTCTTATTTGTGATACAGGAAGCAACCCGGAACTTGAAAAGAAATATCTTTACTTCTGCCTGGCTAACCGATGTGCCGGTATCATTCTGACAGAAGGCGTTGATTCCGATATTTTTGAAGCCTGCAGGATCCACATTCCAATTGCATTTCTGGACCGTAAGACGCATGGCAAATTCTCAAGCGTACGTTCCAACAACAGGCAGATGATGCAGCCAATTGTGGACTACCTTTACAATCTCGGGCACAGAAAAATTGCCTTTGTCGGCTGTAAAACACCCATGGATTCTGTTATTTCCAGACAGAATGGCTACATAGAAACAATGGCAGGAAAAGGACTCCCCATTATCCAGGAATATATTTATGACAGAAACCTTCAACTGACCCTTCAGGCCGGAAGCCAGGCTCTTAATTATTTCCTCTCCCTTCCGGCCGCCCCTACGGCAATCATCTGCTGTAATGACATCATTGCCTTAGGGGCCTTGAACGCAGCATATTCCCTGGGGTTAAAAATCCCCGCAGACATGTCCATTGTAGGATTTGATAATGTAATCAGCAATCTCCATCAGCCTCAGATAACCACTGTGCAGCAGAACCTGCGGGATATATCCCTCGAATTATTTGAGCTGGTGGTCAATCCGCCGGATGAGCCTGTATCCAAAATCATTGAAGCCTCCTTCATAGAAGGCGCCACCTGCAGCAGAATCGAAACACCCCAAAAGTAA